One Catalinimonas alkaloidigena DNA window includes the following coding sequences:
- a CDS encoding endonuclease domain-containing protein, with protein MVRNSIIPYRPYLKRLARFLRKHSTLSEVLLWQQIKGKQLGWEFHRQVPIDHFIVDFYCHELQLALEIGGSSHQGRERVDAKRQQQLERLGVRFLRFDDREPKRDMKLVIDTILDWIERNQP; from the coding sequence ATGGTTCGAAATTCGATCATTCCGTACCGTCCCTACTTAAAGCGACTCGCGCGTTTTCTGCGGAAACACAGCACGCTTTCAGAAGTATTGCTCTGGCAGCAGATCAAAGGAAAGCAGTTGGGCTGGGAATTTCACCGACAGGTGCCTATCGACCATTTTATCGTTGACTTCTATTGTCACGAATTGCAACTGGCTCTGGAAATTGGCGGAAGTAGTCATCAGGGACGAGAGCGAGTAGATGCCAAGCGTCAGCAGCAACTGGAGCGGCTAGGAGTGCGCTTCTTACGTTTCGACGATCGGGAGCCCAAGCGAGATATGAAACTGGTGATTGACACCATTCTTGATTGGATAGAGAGAAATCAACCGTAG